Proteins from a single region of Vanessa tameamea isolate UH-Manoa-2023 chromosome 23, ilVanTame1 primary haplotype, whole genome shotgun sequence:
- the LOC113397728 gene encoding uncharacterized protein LOC113397728 — MELIKFAPIFLLIVSSLAQYDSYEGYEGYHKQLVHHEPLDDHHSEEYDVDYHAHPKYSFDYSVKDPHTGDDKEHWETRDGDKVKGSYTVVETDGTKRIVEYEADDKNGFNAIVHKIGTPNKEHEEYIAKPNYEEYNVKQEYEEYKPKPVYEGYSHDDYQQLDGGFVPIVGNYEH, encoded by the exons ATGGAATTGATt AAATTTGCGCCCATATTTCTGCTTATCGTATCATCTCTAGCCCAATATGATAGCTACGAGGGATACGAAGGCTACCACAAGCAACTAGTTCATCATGAACCCTTGGATGACCATCACAGCGAAGAATATGATGTGGATTATCAT GCGCATCCTAAATACTCTTTTGATTACTCCGTCAAAGACCCGCACACCGGTGACGATAAGGAACACTGGGAGACCAGAGACGGTGACAAAGTTAAAG GATCATACACGGTCGTCGAAACTGATGGAACGAAACGCATAGTGGAATACGAGGCAGATGATAAGAACGGATTTAATGCCATCGTCCACAAAATTGGCACTCCAAATAAAGAGCACGAGGAATACATTGCCAAACCTAATTACGAAGAATACAATGTCAAGCAGGAATACGAGGAATACAAGCCGAAACCTGTTTACGAGGGTTACTCTCATGACGATTACCAACAATTAGATGGTGGCTTTGTGCCAATTGTTGGTAATTACGAAcactaa